In Miscanthus floridulus cultivar M001 chromosome 8, ASM1932011v1, whole genome shotgun sequence, the sequence AGCCTTCTTATCCCTCCAAAAAGTGAGACACCACATAGAGTGCAGGCCACTTACATCTTTGTTTTGAAGGTTTGGCCAGTAGCCATACTTCCATCCTGGATCCGCAGAATTTCCCTTCCGAGCTAAATCAGTCCTGGGATCATAATTGCTGATGATGGAAGATGGACTTGCCATTGTGCTATCagctgtaaaaacaaagaacttgagcacTTCCAGTCAGCATCTGTATAACAAAGCCACAAGCAGAGGAAAGACATGGAAAGAaacagaggaagaggagggaagcAGAGCTGCAGAGGAGATGTGAACTGCAGAGCACATCCAAGTCGAGCAGAGGCAGTGCACATCCAAATCAAGAGCAGGGGCAGTGCACATCCAAGAGGAGTGAAGctggagggagaggaagagatgcTCACACGTACCTGTCGTCCTGTCCCCCGAGCTGCCGAAGGCTGGAATTGGCGGAGCAGCGCAAGGAGCCGTGAATCCAAGGCACAAATCAGCGGAGAAGAGGGAGGAAGACTCGAATCAAAGTAGGGGAGGCTCAAATCGAAGCAGGGAAGACTCGAATCGAAGCAGGGGAGGCACAAATCGATGGAGAAGAAGAGGCGGAGCGGCCGAGCACGCCAAGAACAGGTGAGTTTGCGGCTTTGCGCACGGGAGAGATGAGATAGGGACTTGCGGGAGCTGTAGGCCCGCGCCGTGATTTCCCCCGCGCGCGCAACTCCCGCGGTTGCGATTCCCGCGCGCGCGCAACTCCCGCAGTAGTGATTCCCGCGCGCGCGCAACTCTCGCGGCCAGACGTCGTCCGATTCGCTCGTGCGTCGTCCGCCTCAGGCCGCTCGGAGCTCCAACGTCGCCTAAtcgcgcctaggcgacgccttttTCTGCAAGGCGGACGCCATACAGATGCTGCTCGTGGCGAGGCCGACGCCCAGCTTAAAATagcgcctggacgcctaggcgatGCCTAGGCGTCGCCTTGGAGACGACTTAAAAACCAtggctgccagcgacgggaagccgccaccgacctcaccgtcgcctctgcatcaCCACTACACTGGACTCCACCGCGCCGAGCTGCCACGACACCGGCGTCCACATCGCTGCGGCGCCATGGACCCAACTACGCTAGGGCGAAGTACAGGAATAAGTTTCTCCATCTAAGTAAGAATTTATCCCCTGATCTACGATTTAGAGGTACTATGACGCTTTCAAtgggagatcaacctaacaggaAGATCTGCAGCTTGTGTAGGAACATGGTGCTGGGTTGACACCAAAATACCTCATCGATCGTCATATTGAAGGCAACTATGCCGCCAAATGCGCTGACAGGGTCTCCTTTCACAGCCAACCTGTATGCTTCAAGGATGTCCGGTCGAGATGCTACGCCACACGGATTTGTGTGCTTAACCACAACACAAGTCGGGCTCTCAAACTCTGAGACACAGTTCCATGCAGCATCCGCATCCAAATAATTGTTATAGGACATTTCCTGTATAAGAAGGTGACGTATGTAAAGTTGCAAACCCCTGAAGACAAACATCTGTACTGGCATGGTACTCTCAAAGATTGGGAATATCTAGAAACGAGTTATCTGCTTATATGTACCCAATAAAAGGAATAATGAAGTTACAAAAGACCATGGAAGAAAAACATAGATACAAATCATTGAGTTAAAATGATTTTGTGTCCCATTTTAGTGAAGTAGTAATAACTAGAAAGGAAATCTGCTTATCTTACCTTTCCATGGTGTTGAATTGCTGTTGCAATACCGCCAGCATTTACTAGAGAAAGACTCTTGTCACCATAGAAGGCAGCCTTTTGATGAGGATTTTCACCATAACGAAGTGTAGACTTCACTGTGAGGGGCACAGTAAAACTGGGAGGAAATGTATCTGCTGCACAAGATCATGATACTGTCATATATGAAAACTGGCTGACAAAACTATTAGACAAGCATGACATTTGCCAAAAAAAAGTGCCAATACCTTTATTTGATTGCTTCCACAACCACTCTGAGACAGCTGAATCGTAAGAAGCAACATGTTGGAAAGCTTTCCATGCAAGTGTCCTGCGGAAATCAGGGTCATCTTGTTTCCTTTCTAGATATTCCAATAGAGCAGGATAATCTTTATGATCGACAACGACAAGAACGTCCTTATGATTCTGTCAGTCATAAGAAATAGATCACAAAGTAAGCAAACTGAAATCCTACAGCTATTCTTATCAAAGTGTATTACAACTACATAAATTTTGCATGCATAAATGAGTGGAAAATCAACAAATAATGTATTAGCATGCATGATACATTGTAAAATGAAATCAACTTTGCATGAATCCAGTGCATTCCTTTGTAAGTACTCCTATTAAGTATTTCAAATCACTAATATTCCAATACAGCTACCTTGGCAGCAGCTCGGATCAGTGTAGGCCCACCAATATCAATATTTTCAATGCCATCCTCAAAAGATATTGCACCTGTGGTGACCTTATCATAGAATGGGTACAAATTGACTACAACCACATCGAATGTCCCTGTGAACAAAGAAAAGGTCCTAGTCAACTTACAATAACACCCTTCAATGATTTTCACCTCATCGCATGAAACTTGACATGTCATAACATTATTTTTCTCGAACACGATGTCATAACATTATTACAATATTTAATAGAAGATTGCATAATGAACTTAAGAACTCACCAATGCCATGTTCTTTCAGTGCTTTCAGATGATGCTCCTGGTCTCTCCGCGCAAGAATACCACCATGTATACTGGGGTGCAATGTTTTTACTCTCCCATCAAGCTGAAATGACCCAAAGGGTTAGTGGATATGGAAATGTGCAATTTATACTGTTACTAAAAGCTCTCAGCATGATAGTCGATTCAAAAACACGTTTTTTCTGTTTTAAATAATCAGTGAAAGGGAAAAGGTTAGATTCAAATGACCAGGAACATCTAGTAAGCATGGAATTACAAAGTTGGAATTATGCAGTATTCGGACCAATTATTCAGACAACCACTTTGAGAATTGAGGAGACACATAAGAGAAGATTTAGAATGATACAGGACAATTGTTACATTTGATTCTTGATATACTTTTGAAAAATAGCAAGAGTAAAAGAGTTGCAACTATTACATGTTTTAAGAACCATTACAAGTAATGCATTTTGCAAAATTTCCAACAAACTTTGTTCAGGCATCACTAAACTGACTGTGATAACTGATAACAATGTTtgtaataaatatatattttccaaaATGCTGCAAAATTAGCATGAATTAGGCTTTACCATTTCAGGAAAGTGTGTAATTTCTTCAACTTCTGTAACATTAACTCCAGATGCTTCCAAACTTGATGCCGTGCCACCGGTGGAAATAATAGAAAACCTACGGGAACAAAATCTTCATATGagtataataaaaaaatatatcaacATAAAGACAAATCTGAATCCATGGTTAATCTCATATAAACCCATACTTTGCTAAATATTTTACTAAATGCAATATCCATATATGAACTGTAAACCAATGAAAAACATGCACGTGGAGAGGGAAACTATCATAAGGAAAAATACTTTGTGAAAGGGTTGAGATAAGTTAGGGATTACTTCGCAATAATTTATCATGATGAATGATTATAGACAcaaagaagggcaggcctggtgcagtggtgagagctgtctcactgaatcaccaggtcgtgggttcaaaGCAGCCTCTCTGCAGATTTGTGGgcggaaggcttgcctcggtttttcccttccccagaccccactcatgtgggagcctccggcactgggtctgcccttaaTGATTATAGACACAATAATaaataaaacacaaaaatacttgCAGCCAACAAATCTAACATGAGCTAAAACATGCAACCGATTGTGGATTATACAATTCAAATTAACGGCGCATTAAATGACCAGAAGATCAAAGGGTTACCCCAAATGCTGAAGACCATTTCCAAGATTAGCCAGGTCTGTTTTATCTGACAACGATATCAGTGCTTGCTTCACTCCTGTAGATGTAGAAACTTATATTTAGTCCATAGTTTTTTTCAGAATTGATTACTAATCCATAGTACAAAATTTATCTGTTGATTTACGAATGAGGTAAGCACTGGCGGAGCCAagggggggctggcaggggccatggcccccccccccccccccccccccaatgtttcacaacaaaaaaaaatagtagtatgacttaatattttttatttatattaagagggagattatataaaattcttgtcatatatacctattaatatcttctagataatataatcatacaaaacacaactagataataaaattatcgcaatGAAAAAGACTGAGCCGGCCCCCTCTAAGTATAATTCCTGACGGCCGGCCCCCCCTGAGtataaatcctggctccgccactggagGTAAGTGGGAGAGAGTACATAAATTTTATGGAACGTAAGTATGTAATGGATCTGAATCTATTTCTCAAAGTGAAAAACACTAGAATCCTTAATAagataaaaatttacacaaggcgCCAAACCAATCATATCTAACAGACTTCTGGATGGAACTCAAACAACAAGAACAAAAGGATATCATGAATACAAAGTGATTGACTATCATGTTCAGCATAGAGTGATGAATATTCAAGTTTGCACATATGTGCTTGAACTTTAGACTGCACCACCAAGGGGCCATTTAATCCTGATTGAGTAATGGCGCTGCATAAACATTGAGACCTTGGAGCAGCAAAACTCTATATGACATTTGACATTCTGATGGTCTTCAGCACACAGGTTCTATACAAACAGAACATAACTCTGATTGCCGGATGCTCTTAATTAAGGAAGAAAATCACACATAGATTGTGTCatgactaaggccctgtttggcaacCCCTAGGTTGGTAGATTATATAATCTGATAATCTACCCCCAAGGCAGCTTATGAGATTATATAACCTACATCTATAATCTGTCTTGTCTGGTTACCACCTAGATTGCCAGCTGAATTTTTAAAATAGCAGGTACAACTTCCCAACAAGCTGAACTTGTAACTGCTAGAACCATAGTAGTATAGTACTGAATCATTTCCAAACGCTTGCACATTAAGGCCTGGGAAGGGTTGGAGTGATCCCAAAGACCCAAACATATAACACTTAGGCCTAATCAAACTAAGCTCATGCCCAATCGCCACTCGATCTTTCAGAGGGTAATAAACTGCAGCAAGTGCAACAGCGACCCAAACCAGCAGCATCGTGCAAACACATTTGGTTGGATGTCAGGAAAAGCATATTCCTAGTGATCGCCACATTCCCTCTAAACTACTGAAGAGAGAACTGAATTTTTCTACTTCTACACAAATCCAGCTATCCACCAAGGTAGCAGTGCCAAACCACTAAACCCGAAGGCATAAGCACCCACCTCTGAGCCTCGAATCCGTCTCCGTCGACGCTCCAGTCTCCGCAGCAGCCATGGCGCGCTCTGCCGGGTGCTCAGCGGCCGAAGACAGCAGGGGGGCGCGGCGGCTCTGTAAGAAACCAAGCTGGGCCAGCTCACCAATCAATAGGTAGAAAGAAGGAAGCTGAAAAACAGCACGGGGAGAGAAGGAGTACGGGGCGGTGGGGAGCACGGAAGAGGAGCTGGGGCCGCCGGTGCGGGGGTGCGTGTGGGCCTCCTGCGGCGAGCTTGGCGGCGGCGGGAGAGGAGACGAGATAAAGCGGCATCCTCGTAGTTTATTGGCACCTTTTCTGTCGTTTTTTTTATCAGAAAACCTTTTCTGTCGCTTTTTCTAATGGGGGTGGAGATTTTTGAGGGCTAATAAAGCGAGGAACTCATCTTTCAGATGGGCCAAAAATGTCTGGGCTCCACAGGGCCCAAAAGAAATGTACTGGTCGAGTGGCCCTGCCAGGCTGTCACTAGCCACTGGGCTGTCAACGGGCCGAGAAGTGACATTTTCGCCTCTGCtcaacgtttttttttttttttggcgaggAGCTCAACGCAGAAATTCGATAGAAATCATGCATAGTAAGTTTTACTGAAAGACGAGATAAATCATGCATAGTAAGTTCTTTTAAAAGGTCAATGGCTTACTTCTTAACATCTCAAGTCGAGTTTGCTTCGAGTGTGTCCCAAACTGAGTTTGGGTCATCAAGTGTGTTGTTTAGAAGTGCTATTAGCTATTTAGCTGGGCTTTAAGTTTGGCTCGCTTGTAATTCATGCTGATTCGAAAACAACGAGACTAATATATGAGCAAGCGCTAGCTCTAAACTTTTTTGACACCCCTAAATTCCATGACAATATTGTGGTGGGTAGTGACTAGCAATGAACGGTAATTTCACAACTTGATAAAAAAATGTTTGAAACGTGGATTTGCGAACTTCCCCTTGAGAAGTTCCACCAAAACAATAATGAATCTAGCCCTTGAAATTCATGGATTCGTTCGACAAGAGCGGGTTGAGATGTTTGGCTTGGAGTTTTAGGAATTAATTAAACTATGTTTTCTTAAATGAGTTAGTCCCAAACACTCGCCTAAAGGGCATCACTCATCTAAAGGACATCGGAACAGGCGACACATCACACATGGCATGAGATACCCCAGTAAGATCAACATACTCATGGCTTGTTTGGTTAATactcaagacaaaaatcccctccAATCTCATTGGACTGGAGATTAACTCAAGGCCTAAAAAGAGGAATTGAAATCTATTTAATAAACTAAGCTATTTGACTTGGAATTTGATATTCCACAACTTtctaaagttcacatataagtctatctcaaattaATAAGATGTAGAtaatggaaattgattctatatATCACCATGCTATGTTTCTAGTTTACAATTTATAACACACTCTTCAACTCGCTCCCCTACGGTAGAAATGCAACGCATAAGTATCTCTCGTATGTCTAACAATAATATATCAttcttctacaactaaaaagaacaaagcgtggacactTTTTTGTGCGACTTTTGTTTCATCgctctgccccccccccccccgtctgtGCGTTCCGTGTCGCGCGACGATACGGGAAAGGAAGGAAACCTCGCGTGGCGTCGGTCTGCCCCATGCGACGACGACACTCGCGCGTCCCTCCCTCCCCCATGCGACAATTCCTCCGATAAAAGTGGAAACAAATCAGTCAAACAACGCAGGAATCAATTAGTCAATCAATCGCATGCCTGCTATCCGTGCCCACGCCCTAGCGAAGTCGCCACTACCGCCGGCCTCGCAAAGTTGCAATCCGCACCGCGCCGTTCGCCGCACCGCACCCTTCGCAGGAACCACCGATGCCTGCCGCCGCCGAGGGAGACACGAGGAGCAAAGATCTCATCCTCGCACCGCGCACGCCCTCTTCACGCACGACGCCAACGCCCGGCCCCGTTGCCCTCCCCCACCGGGACTCCCTCCATGCCTCCCTTAGGCCGCCGGCCGCTGCGCGCGCTGCCCTCCGCGCCACACGGGGCGGCGCCCTCCGACTCACCTGCTCCCTCACCCTCCCATTCGCCACCGCCCCCATggaagcgaggagcgaggaggtgTGGCCGCCCCGCAAGGCGCCCGTCCATCGGTGCCACTGCACCGGCCGACGGCCGTCTAGTAGGGTCATGGTGCCCTGTGGCCTACTGGCCTCTTGTGAGTGCTTGTTCTTCTCCATTCCACTACTTCCCCCCAATTCCCAAATCTCATTCTCAGTGTTAGGGTTTGGACATCATTAGAGAAGAAGGAAGATTGAACTGTAAAGGCTTAGGGATCGTGGATCTATCATATGTGAGCCTATAATTGAATGGAATCTGTTGTTATTTTTCAGGAATCTGTTGTATTATCACATCACCACGGAACAACGTCCATGCTCATCGCCCTGGTCAACTAGGGACTCAGCGCCTTGATAGATGGTATCTCAATCACCAATCACCATAGCAGCACATCACAGGAAAGAATTGATCGAACTGCAATTCTGTATTAGGCAAAGGTGATATGTGCTATTGCTTATTTTAATCAGGAATGCAGCAGCATGTGTGCCAATAATCAGTTCCCTTGATCTATTACACGAATGAACCAAACATATTTCTCTGATATGTTCCACGAAATCACAATACTCTGTCTTGGATTGGAATGCATCGGCACCTTGCAACTTTTGTTCCACGCATAACCACTGATCCGTCCCCTGGTATTCCACGCATAACCACTGATCTGTCCCCTGGTATTTGTTCCACGAATAACCACTAGTTTGTTCTTGGTATCCCCTAATCTCACGGGCATTATCATGGCATTATCAAATGCGCCATAGGCCCAGAAAATTTCCATATGACTGCTATCTATTGAGTTCATGGCATTATTCATTTTGTTCTTAATTCGTGTCATTAGCCATAAAAAAGGTTATACAGTACTCTAAGCAAGTAGTTCGATATGCCTATCTTTTTTAGCACTTGTGAATTTTTGGTAATGAACTTTCAGATATTATCTAAAGATGGCTCAACCTTCTTTCTCTCGCAGACTGATGCCAGTAATTGTTGATGGTTATTTCAGGGGAGTAGCTATGGACAGACATTTAAGGTAGCAAGCCTAATGTTTTGTGTCTATGGCAAGTTATGGAATAATAATGTTATATGGAACAAAAAATTGATAAACCTTTTACTTTATTTCAGGTGTGTTTCATGTTCTGATGGAGCAAAGAGTCAATTTTAGAAAAGTAGTGGTAGCAAGCCAGTGTTGAACCCCATTTCGtgctttcctttttgttttttttttttggtaattaTGATTTGCTTTGATTATTCTGAAGTTAGTCAATCCAGTAAGCGAGTCCTATTAATGGCTTTGTGATGGACCTATATAAGTTGGTAACAAACCTTAGAATATACTCAGCACACCAGCAAGGACTCAACAACTGATTACTAAACCAATGATGCTGTGATATTGGTCACTTAGATATTTATCAAACAATAAGTATTACTACACCAATTGATTTTATTTGGTTGACGACTTGGGTTTAAGCCATTAGAACACAAGGGTCAAGAGCTCAGGGCTCCAAAGGACTTGGACGTGGCTTAAATTTTCTGCATTGGCTTACAATTATTATCATGTAAAAGTGTTTTTGAGCTTTC encodes:
- the LOC136476349 gene encoding uncharacterized protein isoform X1, which translates into the protein MPLYLVSSPAAAKLAAGGPHAPPHRRPQLLFRAPHRPSRRAPLLSSAAEHPAERAMAAAETGASTETDSRLRGVKQALISLSDKTDLANLGNGLQHLGFSIISTGGTASSLEASGVNVTEVEEITHFPEMLDGRVKTLHPSIHGGILARRDQEHHLKALKEHGIGTFDVVVVNLYPFYDKVTTGAISFEDGIENIDIGGPTLIRAAAKNHKDVLVVVDHKDYPALLEYLERKQDDPDFRRTLAWKAFQHVASYDSAVSEWLWKQSNKADTFPPSFTVPLTVKSTLRYGENPHQKAAFYGDKSLSLVNAGGIATAIQHHGKEMSYNNYLDADAAWNCVSEFESPTCVVVKHTNPCGVASRPDILEAYRLAVKGDPVSAFGGIVAFNMTIDEDLAREIREFRSPTDGGTRMFYEIVVAPGYTEKGLEVLKVKSKTLRILEAKRSGKGMLSLRQVTGGWLAQESDDVTPEDITFTKMSERTPGYSELSDAKFACLCIKHVKSNAIVIAKNNCMLGMGSGQPNRRESLRIAFKKAGEEAKGAALASDAFFPFAWNDAVEEACQSGIAVIAEPGGSIRDQDTMDCCNKYGVALVFTGVRHFRH
- the LOC136476349 gene encoding uncharacterized protein isoform X2, producing the protein MPLYLVSSPAAAKLAAGGPHAPPHRRPQLLFRAPHRPSRRAPLLSSAAEHPAERAMAAAETGASTETDSRLRGVKQALISLSDKTDLANLGNGLQHLGFSIISTGGTASSLEASGVNVTEVEEITHFPEMLDGRVKTLHPSIHGGILARRDQEHHLKALKEHGIGTFDVVVVNLYPFYDKVTTGAISFEDGIENIDIGGPTLIRAAAKNHKDVLVVVDHKDYPALLEYLERKQDDPDFRRTLAWKAFQHVASYDSAVSEWLWKQSNKDTFPPSFTVPLTVKSTLRYGENPHQKAAFYGDKSLSLVNAGGIATAIQHHGKEMSYNNYLDADAAWNCVSEFESPTCVVVKHTNPCGVASRPDILEAYRLAVKGDPVSAFGGIVAFNMTIDEDLAREIREFRSPTDGGTRMFYEIVVAPGYTEKGLEVLKVKSKTLRILEAKRSGKGMLSLRQVTGGWLAQESDDVTPEDITFTKMSERTPGYSELSDAKFACLCIKHVKSNAIVIAKNNCMLGMGSGQPNRRESLRIAFKKAGEEAKGAALASDAFFPFAWNDAVEEACQSGIAVIAEPGGSIRDQDTMDCCNKYGVALVFTGVRHFRH
- the LOC136476349 gene encoding uncharacterized protein isoform X3 translates to MPLYLVSSPAAAKLAAGGPHAPPHRRPQLLFRAPHRPSRRAPLLSSAAEHPAERAMAAAETGASTETDSRLRGVKQALISLSDKTDLANLGNGLQHLGFSIISTGGTASSLEASGVNVTEVEEITHFPEMLDGRVKTLHPSIHGGILARRDQEHHLKALKEHGIGTFDVVVVNLYPFYDKVTTGAISFEDGIENIDIGGPTLIRAAAKNHKDVLVVVDHKDYPALLEYLERKQDDPDFRRTLAWKAFQHVASYDSAVSEWLWKQSNKADTFPPSFTVPLTVKSTLRYGENPHQKAAFYGDKSLSLVNAGGIATAIQHHGKDLAREIREFRSPTDGGTRMFYEIVVAPGYTEKGLEVLKVKSKTLRILEAKRSGKGMLSLRQVTGGWLAQESDDVTPEDITFTKMSERTPGYSELSDAKFACLCIKHVKSNAIVIAKNNCMLGMGSGQPNRRESLRIAFKKAGEEAKGAALASDAFFPFAWNDAVEEACQSGIAVIAEPGGSIRDQDTMDCCNKYGVALVFTGVRHFRH